The region tcctcacCTCAGACCCTCCCTCATCTTCCTCCAGACCCTCaatcctcctcctcacctcctccaacaACTCAGACCCTCCCTCATCTTCCTCCAGACCCTCaatcctcctcctcacctcctccaacaACTCAGACCCTCCCTCATCTTCCTCCAGACCCTCAATCCttctcctcacctcctccaacaACTCAGACCCTCCCTCATCTTCCTCCAGACCCTCAAtcctcacctcctccaacaACTCAGACCCTCCCTCATCTTCCTCCAGACCCTCaatcctcctcctcacctcctcaGACCCTCCCTC is a window of Pseudochaenichthys georgianus unplaced genomic scaffold, fPseGeo1.2 scaffold_794_arrow_ctg1, whole genome shotgun sequence DNA encoding:
- the LOC117444315 gene encoding uncharacterized protein yields the protein DDQPTANNSDPPSSSSRPSILLLTSDPPSSSSRPSILFLTSSSPQTLPHLPPDPQSSSSPPPTTQTLPHLPPDPQSSSSPPPTTQTLPHLPPDPQSFSSPPPTTQTLPHLPPDPQSSPPPTTQTLPHLPPDPQSSSSPPQTLPHLPPDPQSSSSPPPTTQTLPHLPPDPPYSSSI